One Candidatus Binatia bacterium genomic window carries:
- a CDS encoding phosphomannomutase/phosphoglucomutase, whose product MSPLIPTIFREYDIRGIADRELTDDTVRAVGRAFADRMRDRDKTRIAVGRDVRLSSPRIAAALTAGLVERGAHVIDVGQVPTPALYFAILQQKADGGVMVTGSHNPIEYNGLKLSEGLASLHGEEIQALWRAAATPGLPVERGSMEQVSVDAAYLEDLVGRLRLKRKLKVVVDPGNGAASILGPELIRRLGCDVDAIFAEPDGRFPNHLPDPTVPELMRSLQERVRATGADVGIGFDGDADRVGAVDEKGRLLYGDQLLGLYAADVLASHPGAPIVFEVKCSQGLVELIQQKGGQPIMWKAGHSLIKAKMRETKAPLGGEVSGHMFFADEFPGYDDALYGAGRLLRLLAASDRPLSAMVDALPQSKYVATPEIRLDCPDDRKFAIVDAVREHFRATHDVVDVDGARVQFGDGWGLIRASNTQPVLVVRFEATSKERLAAIAQEVYDVLSRYPEVTIPALPV is encoded by the coding sequence GTGAGCCCCCTCATTCCGACGATCTTCCGGGAATACGACATCCGCGGCATCGCGGACAGGGAATTGACCGACGACACGGTGCGCGCCGTGGGGCGCGCGTTCGCCGACCGGATGCGCGACCGGGACAAGACGCGCATCGCGGTCGGCCGCGACGTTCGGCTCTCCTCGCCACGGATCGCCGCGGCCCTCACGGCGGGGCTGGTGGAGCGCGGAGCGCACGTGATCGACGTGGGGCAGGTGCCCACGCCGGCGCTCTACTTCGCCATCCTCCAGCAGAAGGCCGACGGCGGCGTCATGGTCACGGGGAGCCACAATCCGATCGAGTACAACGGGCTCAAGCTCTCCGAGGGGCTCGCCTCGCTCCACGGCGAGGAGATCCAGGCCCTGTGGCGGGCCGCGGCGACGCCGGGCCTGCCGGTTGAGCGCGGCAGCATGGAGCAGGTCTCGGTCGACGCCGCCTATCTCGAGGACCTCGTCGGGCGCCTCCGCTTGAAGCGGAAGCTCAAGGTGGTCGTGGATCCGGGGAACGGAGCCGCGAGCATCCTGGGCCCCGAGCTGATCCGCCGGCTGGGCTGCGACGTGGACGCGATCTTCGCCGAGCCGGACGGCCGCTTCCCGAACCATCTCCCCGATCCGACGGTGCCCGAGCTGATGCGGTCGCTCCAGGAACGCGTGCGCGCGACCGGCGCCGACGTGGGGATCGGCTTCGACGGCGACGCCGACCGGGTGGGCGCGGTCGACGAGAAGGGCCGGCTCCTCTACGGAGACCAGCTGCTCGGGCTCTACGCCGCCGACGTGCTCGCCTCGCACCCGGGCGCGCCGATCGTCTTCGAGGTGAAGTGCTCGCAGGGGCTGGTCGAGCTGATCCAGCAGAAGGGCGGGCAGCCGATCATGTGGAAGGCGGGGCACTCGCTGATCAAGGCGAAGATGCGCGAGACGAAGGCGCCGCTCGGGGGCGAGGTCTCGGGCCACATGTTCTTCGCCGACGAATTCCCGGGGTACGACGACGCCCTCTACGGCGCGGGACGGCTGCTCCGGCTGCTCGCGGCTTCGGACCGGCCGCTCTCCGCGATGGTGGACGCGCTCCCGCAATCGAAGTACGTGGCGACGCCCGAAATCCGGCTCGATTGCCCGGACGACCGGAAGTTTGCTATCGTGGACGCGGTGCGCGAGCACTTCCGCGCGACGCACGACGTCGTGGACGTCGACGGCGCGCGGGTGCAGTTCGGAGACGGATGGGGTCTCATCCGCGCTTCGAACACGCAGCCCGTCCTTGTGGTACGCTTCGAGGCGACATCGAAGGAGCGCCTCGCGGCGATCGCGCAGGAAGTCTACGACGTGCTGTCGCGCTATCCCGAGGTGACGATCCCCGCGCTTCCGGTCTGA
- the prfB gene encoding peptide chain release factor 2 (programmed frameshift): MDLNATKKRLDEGRRILTHLGSYLDVAQREARAGELEARMAESDFWENPEAAQRVLTELKSLKRIVDPYRALLREIDETQGMVGLLEDEPDESIATELEKSSEKLLPKIQQLELVSILSDESDAHGAILSIHPGAGGTESQDWAQMLFRMYGRYVERMGWTYQVLDLQPGEEAGIKDATIQVDGAYAYGYLKAERGVHRLVRISPFDAQKRRHTSFASVFVYPQAGEGGDVEIKDGDIRIDTFRAGGAGGQHVNKTESAIRITHLPTGLVVQCQNERSQHRNRDAAMSVLKARLYALRLEEEKEKRDSLGGGKKDISWGSQIRSYVFQPYTQVKDHRTDVVTSDVQGVMDGVLEPFVDAYLRKKETA, translated from the exons ATGGACCTGAACGCGACGAAGAAGCGGCTCGACGAAGGGCGGCGGATCCTGACCCACCTCGGGAGCTATCTT GACGTCGCGCAGCGCGAGGCGCGCGCGGGCGAGCTGGAGGCCCGCATGGCCGAATCGGACTTCTGGGAGAACCCGGAAGCCGCCCAGAGGGTCCTGACCGAGCTCAAGTCGCTCAAGCGGATCGTCGATCCCTACCGCGCGCTGCTCCGCGAGATCGACGAGACGCAGGGAATGGTCGGCCTGCTCGAGGACGAGCCCGACGAGTCGATCGCGACCGAGCTGGAGAAATCCTCGGAGAAGTTGCTCCCCAAGATCCAGCAGCTGGAGCTGGTCAGCATCCTCTCCGACGAGAGCGACGCCCACGGCGCCATCCTCTCCATCCACCCCGGGGCCGGAGGCACCGAGTCCCAGGACTGGGCGCAGATGCTCTTCCGCATGTACGGGCGGTACGTCGAGCGGATGGGATGGACCTATCAGGTGCTCGATCTCCAGCCGGGGGAAGAGGCGGGGATCAAGGACGCCACGATCCAGGTGGACGGCGCCTACGCCTACGGCTACCTCAAGGCCGAGCGGGGGGTGCACCGGCTGGTCCGCATCTCGCCGTTCGACGCGCAGAAGCGCCGCCACACCTCGTTCGCGTCGGTCTTCGTCTATCCGCAGGCCGGAGAGGGCGGCGACGTCGAGATCAAGGACGGCGACATCCGCATCGACACCTTCCGGGCGGGCGGCGCCGGCGGCCAGCACGTGAACAAGACCGAATCGGCCATCCGCATCACGCATCTTCCGACGGGGCTGGTCGTGCAGTGCCAGAACGAGCGGAGCCAGCACCGGAACCGTGACGCGGCGATGAGCGTGCTCAAGGCCCGGCTCTACGCGCTCCGGCTGGAGGAGGAGAAGGAGAAGCGCGATTCCCTGGGGGGCGGGAAGAAGGACATCTCCTGGGGGAGCCAGATCCGGTCGTACGTGTTCCAGCCCTATACGCAGGTCAAGGACCACCGCACCGACGTGGTGACGAGCGACGTGCAGGGCGTCATGGACGGCGTTCTCGAGCCCTTCGTGGACGCATACCTTCGCAAAAAGGAGACGGCGTGA
- the coaE gene encoding dephospho-CoA kinase (Dephospho-CoA kinase (CoaE) performs the final step in coenzyme A biosynthesis.), producing the protein MLRIGVTGLMASGKSTVARRFEERGAIRIDGDALGWEALRIPAVRDRIAGAFGPEAIAGDGAVDRVRLGAVVFADRAAMARLDAIVQPPLLALVRQSLDEASAPVVILDAAMLARWGLDREMDGVVEVTAPEPVRIARLRAARGYGAAEAERRVRGQALPPLAAVKRHWLIVNDADAAALRARADQVWSEIASLASAPRP; encoded by the coding sequence ATGCTCCGCATCGGAGTGACCGGGCTCATGGCGTCGGGAAAGTCGACCGTGGCGCGGCGCTTCGAAGAGCGGGGCGCCATCCGGATCGACGGCGACGCGCTCGGGTGGGAGGCGCTCCGGATCCCCGCCGTTCGCGACCGGATCGCCGGGGCGTTCGGACCGGAAGCGATCGCCGGAGACGGCGCGGTGGATCGCGTCCGGCTCGGGGCCGTGGTCTTCGCCGACCGCGCCGCGATGGCGCGGCTCGACGCCATCGTCCAGCCGCCGCTCCTGGCGCTGGTGCGGCAGTCGCTCGACGAGGCTTCGGCGCCGGTGGTGATCCTGGACGCGGCGATGCTCGCCCGCTGGGGCCTCGACCGGGAGATGGACGGCGTGGTGGAGGTGACGGCGCCCGAGCCGGTGCGGATCGCCCGCCTGCGCGCGGCGCGCGGCTACGGCGCCGCAGAGGCGGAGCGGCGCGTTCGGGGGCAGGCGCTCCCGCCGCTCGCGGCCGTGAAGCGGCACTGGCTGATCGTCAACGATGCGGACGCCGCGGCGCTTCGGGCGCGCGCGGATCAGGTGTGGAGCGAGATCGCCTCGCTCGCCTCCGCGCCGCGACCCTGA